A region from the Silene latifolia isolate original U9 population chromosome 7, ASM4854445v1, whole genome shotgun sequence genome encodes:
- the LOC141592020 gene encoding putative pectate lyase 5, with translation MAKMLQISCIFVTFILLFSCFCSFSSSISLNLTLPHEHPYPEHIVQEFHRRVNVSLWRRKTLTFEDKDQLSCVTGNPIDDCWKCDPNWAANRQQLADCAIGFGYKAIGGKGGPIYVVTDSSDPDPHQPKPGTLRDAVSQPGPVWIIFAADMLIKLNSPLMVTSFKTIDGRGAHVEITGGGCISIEHVTNVIIHNINIHHCYPKNSDGDGIHIFSSSNVWVDHCTLANCADGLIDCTVGSTAITISNNYFSHHDKVMLLGHSDDYPQDRGMQITVAFNRFGEALTQRMPRCRFGYFHVVNNDYTSWGEYAVGGSSRPTINSQGNRYIAPPNPNAKEVTKRLDAGEEEWAEWNWRTEGDLMVNGAFFVPSGDGVTPQFTLASSMQPQPAAYIDQLTNNAGILLPNGGAPAGIAGPGSRGSGFSVGGGLFPGSTGTVPGGMFSGGANAPPGDSGFYGGGDGGGLFFSNATPSPSYKFSTIFSALIILTFYISTNDHFLLQFDS, from the exons ATGGCAAAAATGCTACAAATATCTTGTATTTTTGTCACTTTTATTCTACTTTTTTCTTGTTTCTGCAGCTTTTCTTCTTCTATTTCCTTAAATCTTACTCTCCCACATGAACACCCTTATCCTGAACACATTGTCCAAGAATTTCACAG GAGAGTTAATGTTTCTCTATGGAGAAGGAAAACCCTAACATTTGAAGACAAGGATCAACTTTCTTGTGTTACTGGCAACCCAATTGATGATTGTTGGAAATGTGACCCAAATTGGGCTGCGAATCGTCAACAATTGGCTGATTGTGCAATCGGGTTTGGTTATAAGGCTATTGGAGGCAAAGGTGGACCTATTTATGTGGTCACGGACTCGTCGGATCCAGACCCGCACCAACCAAAACCCGGGACTTTACGAGATGCAGTAAGCCAACCGGGTCCAGTGTGGATAATATTTGCGGCCGACATGCTAATTAAACTTAACAGTCCCCTAATGGTGACTAGTTTTAAGACCATTGATGGACGCGGTGCACATGTTGAGATAACCGGTGGAGGGTGCATTTCAATTGAACATGTCACAAATGTTATAATCCATAACATTAACATACACCATTGTTACCCTAAGAATTCGGACGGTGATGGGATCCACATATTCTCGTCTAGCAATGTGTGGGTAGACCATTGCACTTTGGCTAATTGCGCTGACGGTCTAATAGATTGCACGGTGGGGTCCACCGCGATAACAATATCAAACAACTATTTTTCTCACCATGACAAGGTTATGCTACTAGGACATAGTGATGACTATCCACAAGACCGCGGAATGCAGATCACAGTGGCATTTAATCGTTTTGGTGAAGCATTAACTCAAAGGATGCCTAGGTGTAGGTTCGGATATTTCCATGTAGTGAACAATGACTATACGAGCTGGGGAGAGTACGCCGTGGGTGGGAGCTCCCGGCCAACGATCAATAGTCAAGGAAATCGATACATAGCACCACCAAATCCAAATGCCAAAGAG GTGACAAAGCGGTTGGATGCAGGTGAAGAGGAATGGGCGGAGTGGAATTGGAGAACAGAAGGAGACTTGATGGTAAATGGAGCATTTTTTGTACCATCAGGTGATGGTGTCACTCCTCAATTCACTTTGGCTTCAAGTATGCAGCCTCAACCTGCCGCTTATATTGACCAACTTACCAACAATGCCGGCATCCTTCTTCCCAATGG GGGTGCACCAGCTGGCATAGCGGGTCCAGGATCAAGAGGTAGTGGTTTTAGTGTCGGGGGCGGGCTATTTCCTGGCAGTACCGGTACAGTGCCGGGAGGGATGTTCAGCGGTGGCGCTAATGCTCCACCGGGAGATAGTGGCTTCTACGGTGGCGGAGATGGTGGAGGATTGTTTTTTAGCAACGCAACTCCTTCGCCTTCATATAAATTCTCCACCATTTTCTCTGCTTTAATCATTTTAACTTTTTATATTTCCACAaatgatcattttcttttaca